Proteins from a single region of Geothrix sp. PMB-07:
- the bglX gene encoding beta-glucosidase BglX gives MLRRLFLHGLFGLSAVLVAGTEDRVADLMARMTLEEKISQLVQCSSNDELTGPRGERSPLMAEIRAGRVGSLLNVVGARETRRMQEAAVTGSRLHIPLLFGLDVIHGFRTTFPVNLGQAASWDLAAIERAERVAAIEASAAGVHWTFAPMVDIARDPRWGRISEGAGEDPFLGSAVAKARVRGFQGDLSGPTHILACAKHFAAYGAAQAGRDYWTTEVPEITLRDTYLPPFKAAAEVGVATFMCAFNDLNGVPCSGNRWLLDQVLRKEWGFQGIVVSDWGSIAEMVPHGLAADLKEAARLAALAGVDMDMEGQAYLKHLPELVRAGVVPMAQVDRMVKAVLEAKAKLGLFENPYKYCDEAREQRDMLRPEHLEAARDLARKSFVLLKHDPAVLPLRAGARVALVGPLADAARDQLGMWEAKGRPEDAVTLKAALEARLPGLVVTAPGCAVSEASRDEFASALKAAAQADVIVAALGESWDMTGEGHSRSKLDLPGSQQALLEALKATGKPVVLVLFAGRPLTLEAVLPQADAVLYAWQPGTMGGPALADVLLGDVSPSGKLPATFPRNVGQIPLYYNTKPGGRPQPAGPREQYRSNYLDTPNTPLFPFGFGLSYTRFAYTDARLSSPEMGLDGRLTVQATLRNLGDREGDEVAQLYVRDLVGSVTRPVRELKGFQRVRVPKGGQVALSFELRASDLAFTHTDGSFAPEAGRFQVFLGGDANAPLVGEFTLRAQ, from the coding sequence ATGCTTCGAAGGCTTTTCCTGCATGGTCTTTTCGGGCTTTCCGCCGTCCTGGTGGCGGGAACGGAGGACCGAGTGGCCGACCTCATGGCCCGCATGACCCTGGAAGAAAAAATCAGTCAGCTCGTGCAGTGTTCTTCCAATGACGAACTGACGGGGCCCCGGGGGGAGCGCAGCCCGCTCATGGCCGAGATCCGGGCGGGCCGCGTGGGCAGCCTGCTCAACGTGGTGGGGGCCCGGGAGACCCGCCGCATGCAGGAGGCGGCGGTGACCGGCAGCCGGCTGCACATCCCCCTCCTCTTCGGCCTGGATGTCATCCACGGTTTCCGGACCACCTTCCCCGTGAACCTGGGCCAGGCGGCCAGCTGGGACCTGGCGGCCATCGAGCGCGCCGAGCGGGTGGCGGCCATCGAGGCCTCGGCCGCCGGGGTGCACTGGACCTTCGCGCCCATGGTCGACATCGCCCGGGATCCCCGCTGGGGCCGCATCTCCGAGGGCGCCGGGGAGGATCCCTTCCTGGGCTCGGCCGTGGCGAAGGCCCGAGTGCGGGGCTTCCAGGGCGACCTCAGCGGACCCACGCACATCCTGGCCTGCGCGAAGCACTTCGCCGCCTACGGGGCCGCCCAGGCCGGCCGTGACTACTGGACCACCGAGGTGCCGGAGATCACCCTGCGGGACACCTACCTGCCGCCCTTCAAGGCCGCCGCCGAGGTCGGCGTGGCCACGTTCATGTGCGCCTTCAACGACCTGAACGGCGTGCCCTGCTCCGGCAACCGCTGGCTGCTGGACCAGGTGCTCCGCAAGGAGTGGGGCTTCCAGGGCATCGTGGTTTCCGACTGGGGTTCCATCGCGGAGATGGTGCCCCACGGCCTGGCGGCCGACCTGAAGGAGGCGGCCCGTCTGGCGGCGCTGGCGGGGGTGGACATGGACATGGAGGGCCAGGCCTACCTCAAGCACCTGCCGGAACTGGTGCGGGCCGGCGTGGTGCCCATGGCGCAGGTGGACCGCATGGTGAAGGCGGTGCTGGAAGCCAAGGCCAAGCTGGGCCTCTTCGAGAACCCGTACAAGTACTGCGATGAAGCGCGGGAGCAGCGGGACATGCTGCGGCCCGAGCACCTGGAGGCGGCCCGGGACCTGGCCCGCAAATCCTTCGTGCTGCTGAAGCATGATCCCGCCGTGCTGCCCCTCCGCGCCGGGGCCCGCGTGGCTCTGGTGGGGCCCCTGGCCGACGCCGCGCGGGACCAGCTGGGCATGTGGGAAGCCAAGGGGCGCCCCGAGGATGCCGTGACCCTGAAGGCTGCCCTGGAGGCCCGCCTGCCGGGCTTGGTGGTGACGGCCCCCGGATGCGCGGTGTCCGAGGCCTCGCGGGATGAATTTGCCAGCGCGCTGAAGGCCGCGGCTCAGGCGGATGTCATCGTGGCCGCCCTGGGGGAATCCTGGGACATGACGGGCGAAGGCCACAGCCGTTCGAAGCTGGACCTGCCCGGGTCGCAGCAGGCGCTGCTGGAGGCCCTCAAGGCCACCGGAAAGCCCGTGGTGCTGGTGCTCTTCGCGGGTCGGCCCCTGACGCTGGAGGCCGTCCTGCCCCAGGCGGATGCCGTGCTCTACGCCTGGCAGCCCGGAACCATGGGCGGGCCCGCCCTGGCGGATGTGCTGCTGGGGGACGTGAGCCCCTCCGGCAAGCTGCCCGCCACTTTTCCGCGGAACGTGGGCCAGATCCCGCTCTACTACAACACCAAGCCGGGCGGGCGGCCGCAGCCGGCGGGCCCGCGGGAACAGTACCGCTCCAACTACCTGGACACGCCCAACACCCCGCTCTTCCCCTTCGGCTTCGGTCTCAGCTACACCCGCTTCGCCTACACGGACGCGCGCCTGAGCAGCCCGGAGATGGGCCTGGACGGGCGCCTCACGGTGCAGGCCACGCTGCGCAACCTGGGGGATCGGGAGGGCGACGAGGTGGCCCAGCTCTACGTGCGCGACCTGGTGGGATCCGTGACGCGGCCCGTGCGCGAGCTCAAGGGCTTCCAGCGGGTGCGCGTGCCCAAGGGCGGCCAGGTGGCGTTGAGTTTCGAGCTGCGGGCTTCGGACCTCGCCTTCACTCACACCGATGGCAGCTTCGCGCCCGAGGCCGGACGGTTCCAGGTCTTCCTGGGTGGCGATGCCAACGCTCCGCTGGTGGGTGAGTTCACCCTCCGGGCTCAGTAG
- a CDS encoding cellulase family glycosylhydrolase, whose protein sequence is MVRRGILTVCLSLAAWLGLGAAVPKADGAQVAGPVNGGGHRFLKVVGTEIREASGTGKTVVWRGTNLGGWLLQEAWMTPMMSGQELPQADEWHLRALLAERFGEATRDRLVSAFQDTWIQEADLDAIQALGLNLVRVPFLYMDLLAEDGSLKAGGTRRLDWIIEACGRRGLYVLLDLHGAPGCQNRWDNSGRINADPQLWKAPRFQDMTVKLWTALAKRYKGNPTVAGYDLLNEPDKAEGADEAAFAAQLNAFYDRLYRAIRAEDPDHILVMEAFPGWQRLGDPAAFHWTNVVYQFHSYAMQAKVGGVDVSQVWTVQRDMVERLLADAQAHRTKFQVPIFVGEFCVFGFEDLWARALAGLNRLGISWAPWTWKVAFGDPERGDAAGFWGLMCHDTGSWPRLTQDDAATLEARWRSHDTATHFSPNPAWTALIQRYASGATDLPPRPEAVRLQVRGRFVGANPLAVPFAPFGTQRDLVPLLVDRDHAADGPADWTAFTLRELGDGTLALQARLNARYLRANLEVAGRLTASSTQVGPPERFRRVDLGDGTFALQTLANGKYVGPDAQGALAAESPVPIPFTLHPLHP, encoded by the coding sequence ATGGTGCGCCGCGGCATCCTCACCGTCTGTCTGAGCTTGGCCGCGTGGCTGGGCCTGGGCGCCGCCGTTCCGAAGGCGGATGGCGCCCAGGTCGCGGGGCCTGTGAATGGGGGCGGGCACCGGTTCCTGAAGGTGGTGGGGACGGAGATCCGCGAAGCCTCCGGTACCGGCAAGACGGTGGTCTGGCGCGGTACCAACCTGGGCGGCTGGCTGCTGCAGGAAGCCTGGATGACGCCCATGATGTCGGGCCAGGAACTGCCCCAGGCCGATGAATGGCACCTGCGCGCCCTGCTCGCCGAGCGCTTCGGGGAGGCCACCCGCGACCGGCTCGTCTCGGCCTTTCAGGACACCTGGATCCAGGAGGCGGATCTGGATGCCATCCAGGCCCTGGGCCTGAACCTGGTGCGCGTGCCCTTCCTTTACATGGACCTCTTGGCGGAGGATGGCAGCCTGAAGGCCGGTGGCACCCGCCGCCTGGACTGGATCATCGAGGCCTGTGGCCGGCGCGGGCTCTACGTGCTGCTGGACCTGCACGGGGCGCCAGGCTGCCAGAACCGCTGGGACAACAGCGGGCGCATCAACGCAGACCCCCAGCTCTGGAAGGCGCCGCGCTTCCAGGACATGACCGTGAAGCTCTGGACAGCCCTGGCCAAACGCTACAAGGGAAATCCCACCGTGGCGGGCTACGACCTGCTGAACGAACCCGACAAGGCCGAAGGCGCCGACGAGGCAGCCTTCGCCGCCCAGTTGAACGCCTTCTACGACCGGCTCTACCGGGCCATCCGCGCGGAGGACCCCGACCACATCCTGGTGATGGAGGCCTTCCCGGGCTGGCAGCGCCTGGGCGATCCGGCCGCCTTCCACTGGACCAACGTGGTCTACCAGTTTCACAGCTATGCCATGCAGGCCAAGGTGGGCGGGGTGGATGTCAGCCAGGTGTGGACCGTCCAGCGGGACATGGTGGAGCGCCTTCTGGCCGATGCCCAGGCCCACCGCACCAAATTCCAGGTGCCCATCTTCGTGGGCGAGTTCTGCGTCTTCGGCTTCGAGGACCTGTGGGCCCGGGCCCTGGCGGGCCTGAACCGGCTGGGCATCTCCTGGGCGCCCTGGACCTGGAAGGTGGCCTTCGGCGATCCAGAACGGGGCGATGCCGCGGGCTTCTGGGGCCTCATGTGCCATGACACGGGAAGCTGGCCCCGCCTCACCCAGGATGATGCCGCCACCCTGGAGGCCCGCTGGCGCAGCCATGACACGGCCACCCACTTCAGCCCCAACCCCGCCTGGACGGCGCTGATCCAGCGCTACGCGAGCGGGGCCACGGACCTGCCGCCGCGCCCCGAGGCGGTGCGCCTGCAGGTGCGGGGCCGCTTTGTGGGCGCCAATCCACTGGCGGTGCCCTTCGCGCCCTTCGGGACCCAGCGGGACCTGGTGCCCTTGCTGGTGGACCGGGACCATGCCGCTGATGGGCCCGCCGATTGGACCGCCTTCACCCTGCGGGAGCTGGGCGACGGCACCCTGGCCCTCCAGGCGCGCCTCAACGCCCGGTACCTCCGCGCCAACCTGGAGGTGGCGGGCCGCCTCACCGCCTCCAGCACCCAGGTGGGCCCGCCGGAGCGCTTCCGCCGCGTGGACCTGGGCGATGGCACCTTCGCCCTTCAGACCCTGGCCAACGGGAAGTACGTCGGCCCGGATGCCCAGGGGGCCCTGGCCGCAGAATCGCCTGTTCCCATTCCCTTCACCCTGCATCCCCTCCATCCATGA
- a CDS encoding sodium:solute symporter family protein, with product MNSASSIHLGPVDWTILVLYFSFVVGIGVVLKRGMKSSTDFFLSGRAIPAWIAGLAFLSANLGAQEVMGMAASGAKYGMMTAHFYWVGAVPAMVFVGVFMMPFYYGSKARSVPEYLKLRFDEKTRTFNAFSFAIMTVFSSGISMYAMAKLLNLLLGWNFNMSLWISAAIVLAYIFLGGLTSAIYNEVMQFFLIVLGFAPLVFLGLRDCGGWSGLVQRLHLVASQSHNLQGQAYAPGAWVSAWKHMGTPGANPMGVEWFGMAMGLGFVLSFGYWCTDFLVVQRAMVAENETAARKVPLIAAVPKMLFPFLVILPGMIAIGLTYKAGQSGFALPVKGNAFDYDMTIPLMLKHYFPTGLLGLGLTALMASFMSGMAGNVTAFNTVWTYDIYQSHIAKDKSDSHYLWMGRMATVGGILLSILTAYMAVHFNNIMDMLQLIFAFVNAPLFATFLLGMFWKRTTGHGAFFGLLSGTAAAALHHGLSIPVGAESLFKGGWLGHVLHVYPSEMAQNFWTAIWSWSTCFLVTILISLLTPRTKSDGDLRGLVYSLTERHDEGHLPWYQRPIYLGALILAAALVLNILFA from the coding sequence ATGAACTCCGCCAGCAGCATCCATCTAGGCCCCGTCGACTGGACGATCCTGGTTCTCTACTTTTCCTTCGTGGTGGGCATCGGCGTGGTGCTGAAGCGCGGCATGAAGAGCTCGACGGATTTCTTCCTGTCGGGTCGCGCCATCCCGGCCTGGATCGCGGGCTTGGCCTTCCTCAGTGCCAACCTGGGCGCCCAGGAGGTCATGGGCATGGCGGCCTCGGGCGCCAAATACGGCATGATGACCGCCCACTTCTACTGGGTGGGGGCGGTGCCGGCCATGGTCTTCGTGGGCGTGTTCATGATGCCCTTCTACTACGGCTCCAAGGCCCGCAGCGTGCCGGAATACCTGAAGCTGCGCTTCGATGAAAAGACGCGCACCTTCAACGCCTTCAGCTTCGCCATCATGACGGTCTTCTCCAGTGGCATCTCGATGTATGCCATGGCAAAGCTGCTGAACCTGCTCCTGGGCTGGAACTTCAACATGAGCCTCTGGATCAGCGCCGCCATCGTGCTGGCCTACATCTTCCTGGGCGGGCTCACCTCGGCCATCTACAACGAGGTGATGCAGTTCTTCCTCATCGTGCTGGGCTTCGCGCCCCTGGTCTTCCTGGGGCTGCGCGACTGCGGCGGCTGGTCGGGGCTGGTGCAGCGCCTGCACCTCGTGGCCAGTCAGAGCCACAACCTGCAGGGCCAGGCCTACGCGCCCGGCGCCTGGGTGAGCGCCTGGAAGCACATGGGCACGCCGGGGGCCAACCCCATGGGCGTGGAGTGGTTCGGCATGGCCATGGGCCTGGGCTTCGTGCTCTCCTTCGGCTACTGGTGCACGGACTTCCTCGTGGTGCAGCGCGCCATGGTGGCCGAGAACGAGACGGCCGCCCGCAAAGTGCCCCTCATCGCCGCCGTGCCCAAGATGCTCTTCCCCTTCCTGGTGATCCTGCCGGGCATGATCGCCATCGGCCTCACCTACAAGGCGGGCCAGAGCGGCTTCGCGCTGCCCGTGAAGGGCAACGCCTTCGACTACGACATGACCATCCCCCTCATGCTCAAGCACTACTTCCCCACGGGCCTGCTGGGCCTGGGCCTCACGGCGCTCATGGCCTCCTTCATGAGCGGCATGGCGGGCAATGTCACGGCCTTCAACACGGTGTGGACCTACGACATCTACCAGAGCCACATCGCGAAGGATAAGAGTGACAGCCACTACCTCTGGATGGGCCGCATGGCCACGGTGGGCGGCATCCTGCTCTCCATCCTCACGGCCTACATGGCGGTGCATTTCAACAACATCATGGACATGCTGCAGCTGATCTTCGCCTTCGTGAACGCGCCGCTCTTCGCCACCTTCCTGCTGGGCATGTTCTGGAAGCGCACCACGGGCCATGGCGCCTTCTTCGGTTTGCTCTCGGGCACGGCGGCGGCGGCGCTGCACCACGGCCTCAGCATCCCGGTGGGGGCGGAGAGCCTCTTCAAGGGCGGCTGGCTGGGCCATGTGCTGCACGTCTACCCCAGCGAGATGGCCCAGAACTTCTGGACGGCCATCTGGTCCTGGAGTACCTGCTTCCTGGTGACGATCCTGATCAGCCTGCTGACCCCGCGCACCAAGAGCGATGGCGACCTGCGCGGCCTGGTCTACAGCCTCACGGAACGCCACGACGAGGGGCACCTGCCCTGGTACCAGCGCCCCATCTACCTGGGCGCCCTCATCCTCGCCGCGGCCCTCGTTCTCAACATCCTGTTCGCCTGA
- a CDS encoding glycoside hydrolase family 30 protein gives MRRALLCLLLAAGVCRAQVAVYRTAKGSPDRLARKADLAFTRLDQPNDEALATVVVDPAKRFQTVVGFGGALTDAAAETWAKLPAARQAELIKAYFDPQEGLGYSLGRLSIHSCDFSSGSFTYDAGPSDPGLQRFSIEHDRRFRLPFVKAALKASGGMRLFASPWSPPAWMKTNGNMLRGGKLKPEAAATWALYYARFIQAYAKEGLPIWGLTVQNEPMATQSWESCVYTAEEERDFVKQHLGPTLAQEGLGAVKLMVWDHNRGLLYQRAQAVYDDPEASKFVWGAAFHWYVGDHFEAVRQVKEAWPDKQLLFSEGCAEAFDAARLEDWNWGEKYGRSLVADLANGAAGWVDWNVLLDERGGPNHVGNFCYAPVHADTATGTLRYMNSFYYLGHVSKFVRPGAVRVAASSTHDSLQTVAFRNPDGRLAVIVLNLTDQPLPFQLWMAGRAAKGDSPAHSIQTLVF, from the coding sequence ATGCGACGCGCGCTTCTTTGTCTGCTGCTGGCGGCCGGGGTCTGCCGGGCCCAGGTGGCGGTCTACCGCACCGCCAAGGGCAGCCCGGACCGGCTGGCCCGCAAGGCCGACCTGGCCTTCACCCGCCTGGACCAGCCCAACGACGAGGCCCTGGCCACGGTGGTGGTGGATCCGGCCAAGCGCTTCCAGACCGTCGTGGGCTTCGGCGGCGCCCTGACCGACGCTGCGGCCGAGACCTGGGCCAAGCTGCCCGCCGCCCGCCAGGCCGAACTGATCAAGGCCTACTTCGATCCCCAGGAAGGCCTGGGCTACTCCCTGGGCCGGCTCAGCATCCACTCCTGCGACTTCTCCAGCGGCAGCTTCACCTACGATGCGGGCCCCTCCGATCCGGGGCTGCAGCGCTTCTCCATCGAGCACGACCGCCGCTTCCGCCTGCCCTTCGTGAAGGCCGCGCTCAAGGCGTCCGGCGGCATGCGCCTCTTCGCCTCGCCCTGGAGCCCGCCCGCCTGGATGAAGACCAACGGGAACATGCTCCGCGGCGGCAAGCTGAAGCCGGAGGCGGCGGCCACCTGGGCCCTCTACTACGCCCGCTTCATCCAGGCCTACGCCAAGGAGGGGTTGCCCATCTGGGGCCTGACGGTGCAGAACGAGCCCATGGCCACCCAGAGCTGGGAATCCTGCGTCTACACCGCGGAGGAGGAGCGGGATTTCGTGAAGCAGCACCTGGGGCCGACCCTCGCCCAGGAGGGCCTTGGCGCGGTGAAGCTGATGGTGTGGGATCACAACCGCGGCCTGCTCTACCAGCGGGCCCAGGCGGTCTACGACGATCCCGAGGCCTCCAAATTCGTGTGGGGCGCGGCCTTCCACTGGTATGTGGGCGATCACTTCGAGGCCGTGCGCCAGGTGAAGGAGGCCTGGCCCGACAAGCAGCTGCTCTTCTCGGAAGGCTGTGCCGAGGCCTTCGACGCGGCGCGCCTGGAGGACTGGAACTGGGGCGAGAAGTACGGCCGCTCGCTGGTGGCGGACCTGGCCAACGGCGCCGCCGGCTGGGTGGATTGGAACGTGCTGCTGGACGAGCGGGGCGGCCCCAACCACGTGGGGAACTTCTGCTACGCCCCCGTGCACGCCGACACGGCCACGGGCACCCTGCGCTACATGAACTCGTTCTACTACCTGGGGCATGTCTCGAAGTTCGTGCGCCCCGGCGCCGTGCGCGTGGCGGCCAGCTCCACCCACGACAGTCTGCAGACCGTGGCCTTCCGCAATCCCGACGGCCGTCTGGCGGTGATCGTGCTGAACCTCACCGACCAGCCCTTGCCCTTCCAGCTCTGGATGGCGGGGCGCGCGGCCAAGGGGGACAGCCCGGCCCATTCCATCCAGACCCTGGTCTTCTGA